The DNA region GGCCGCGAGCTGAACCGAGATCGCGTGGCTGACTCCGCGCTGCGTCAACAGGGACACTGCCTCGGGGTTGGCCGGCGGTAGCACGAGTTCTGCAAAGGTGTACAGCACCTCCTGGGTTTCGCCGCGGCCCAGGTAATCGACGCTTTTCAGGAAGCCCTGCTCGATCAGCTGCTTGTGGGCGGGATCGAGCGTGCGGCGGATCCGGAAGGCGCGGTCATCCAAGATACCGAGGTGCTGGCCCCACGCCCGGAGGCTGACTTGGTAGCTGCCGACCGACGTTTGATCGTGGGGATGCCGCTGTTCGCTCAGGACGCGGAACAGCAGGCGGGGCAGCGGCTGGGAGAGCTTGCGCAGGAACTGCAGGTCGAGCGGCCGGATGAAGCCGCCGCGGATGCTGGCGGTGAGGTCACTGTCCAGCGTGATCTCAAGCAGGGAATCGGCCTTGAGTTCTTTGAACGCGTCGGGCTGACGATCCTTATCGACGACCACGAACTTCATGACCAGGCTGGTGTTGATGCTGCGGTACTGGTAGTGCTCGTTGTCGTACCAGCTGTCGGTAATTCTGTAGATGGTGCCCTGGAACCGCTGCAAGCTTTCCGCGAGAGAGCTGTAATGGAAGCCCGAGTCTGCAAGACTCGAGTACTGCAGCAGGTTGTAGCTGGTGGTGCGCAGCACGCCGCTGATAGGCATACCAGCAGCGATATAGGCGTTCACGAGGCCGAGCAAGATATCGTTATCCATACCGTGCGGCACGACGTCGTGGCGGGGCGCAGTGCATTCCACGCGGATCGTGGTGCCCAATTCATCCGAAGAGACGAATTCCTTGGTCCAGGAAGTCTGGGTCTTGGGCACACGATTATTGGCTAATACCAGGGAAAGCCGGGCGAGGTTGCGCTCGTCATGTCCATTGACAGAGCGTGGCTGCCTCACCGGTTTCGACATGTGAACATGGTACCCCACGTGCTCTTGGGCTGGCCAAGCATCGTGTTGTTGATCAATATCTTTAAAGAAAAAGAATAAAAAAGAATGATGAATCATCATCAGGAGCGCCACCTTTGTACGTGTGGGACGGCACTCGTTCCCTGAATCATCCAAAGTCACGGGGTCAAACATCCAAAGTCACGGGGTCCAGGGAGTCAAATCATCCAAAGTCACGGGGTGGACTGGCTGTGGAATCATCCAAAGTCACGGGGTCAAACATCCAAAGTCACGGGGTCCAGGGAGTCAAATCATCCAAAGTCACGGGGTGGACTGGCTGTGGAATCATCCAAAGTCACGGGGTCAAACATCCAGAGTCACGGGGTCCAGGGAGTCAAATCATCCAAAGTCACGGTGTGGACTGACTGCGGAACCTCTCAAAGTCACGGGGTATCAGACCTCAATCATCCAAAGTCACGGGGTGTGATGGACCTGCTGTGGGTTTGCGTCAGTCACCTGCTCAGCTACTCCGGTTTCGCTGAGGTTCACTTGCCAGAACTGATCGGAAAGAATGCTTGGATGAAACCCAGAACCTCGTGTCCCAGGAGACGCAAGGCGACCCAGCGCTCCTTGACGGTTGGAAGTTGGGCGGCGTACCTGAACTCGTCGGAAGCCACAGGCACCACCCTCACGCCTGCGCGGGAAAACAACAGCACACCGCGACGAAGGTGCAAAGGGGACGAGACGAGGAGCATCGTTTTCCAGCCTTGCTGATGGGCCAGGGCTGTCACACGCATCGCTTCCTGCCTCGTATCCTTCGCATGCTCCAGCACAAACACCTGGGGTTTCCGGAGTTCTCCCGCTGCCTTGAGCTTGCCGTCGATGTATTCCTTTTGAATTTCTCGCATCGTCGGGCATCCGGGAGGTCTGACGGGATCGGCGTCGGTGACGGTCAGGGCTGACGAGTAGCCCGCCTGAAACAGGGCGAGCCCTTTGTTGATTCGGACTGCACCGACTTTGTCCGGCTCGCGGTCATCGCAGTTGATGTCCGAGCCCAGGATGACGATGACGTCGGCCTGTTCCGGCGGCATGCTGATTTCGAACGCCTTGAGCGCCAAAGGGAACAGCGGGGTGAACAGGAATGCCGTGGACAGACCGCCCAAGGCCGTGACCGCGAAAGTAATTGACAAGGCTTTGCCCATGGGTCTCCACTCGAGCGTCAGTTCTGGCAGGTTAAGCGGTGGAGTGGCCGCCAGTGACTGACGGTCAGCCCGATGCCGCCGATTCCCGCTGAGCGATCGAAACGGACAGGCCCTGCTTCAGGAGCGCGGATCGACGTCAGTCACGACACGCTTGGCGAGTGGAACGTCAACTTCTCGCCGCTCATCGCTGACAAGCTGCGTCACCGGGAACAGAAGCATTGCTCTCGCCGTGCCAAGAGGGGGTTTCGTGGCGCACCCTAATAGCCTCGAACTCTTGACCGACCGCTTGGTGCCCTGAACGCGTATTTCCAGTGATTCGCCCTTCCTCTCCCGTCCCTCACAGGCCCCGCGTCCCTTCTGATCCCTTCCCGTGCTGTCTGAGATCAGGTGCTACTACAGTCGGAGCTGGTGCGGGAACGCCCAGAGCGCGGCAAGAAATCGCCTCATCGTAGCGTAGCGGGTGTGTCCGAGCTGAGGTCAGTGGAGCGCAGGGGGGTCACCACGACCCCCGGCAGGAGGAAGAGCCACAACGCTCAGCCGGCCACGCCGATCCTGGGCACGGCCGACCACGTGACCATCGGCCAGCCCCGCTGATATAGCCGCGCGAGATGGTCAGGCGAGACCACGGGCCTCAAACAAAATTCACGTTACAAAAAGATTGTCACAAATCTTTTATTTGTAGAGTTCGCCCCCTGGAGACCAGGAGATGCCATGAATATGAATTGCTGGGCTGTTTTCGTCATCACCTTCGTCATGCTCCCCACCGCCCAGTCCATCCCCGAAGGCACTCTGATTGCCCCCACGATCACCGCGGTGCCGTCAATTGAGCCTGAGGGCGTGCCCGGCTTCACCCTGGCGATGGTGATGACTGCCCAGGTGCCGCAGACCCGGGCCCACCTTTCCGCGAAGCCGCCGATCACGGAACCGTCGGCCAGGTGATGCCATGGAGCGCCAGCCTCTGCTCCGCATGGCCGCGCTCTGCCCAGGTGTGTTCGGCACTCCGGGCACCCGGCTGACGCAGGGCGATGCCTCTGCCGGAATGCGCCAGCGGGTCTGGCTCGGCCTGCATACGTCGGGCGCGCTACACCTGAAGATCCGCGACGCGTGTAGCGCACCCCTCCGGTGGCGCCATGGTCCATCTCGCCGCACTTCGGCGACGGAACTGTCTCGAGGACATGGGCGAAATCCCGAAGGGCGCTCAGGATCTGGAAGAGACTGGCGAACGCTTGCTGGCCACCCGACTGCAGGAGGGCCAGAGAGCTGGCCTCCAGTGAAACCCCCTGTGGTGGCCAGGACCAGGGTGAGGTGTTCCGGGCGGAAACGAAGATGCGAACGGATACACATCGCGTGATGGACGGACAGCTCGCGTTACAGGAACGTGCACCAGACAGCATTGAGGGGAAAGGAGGACCAGGCCATGCTGCAGGTTTTGCTCTTCGGCGTCTTTCAGGCGCAGGACACCGCTGGCCGTCCGCTCGCACTGGAAAGCCAGCGGGCGCGCGAGCTCCTGAGTTTCCTCCTGCTGCACCCGCACCAGCCCCACTCGCGCGAGGTTCTGGCCAGCACCCTGTGGGGCGGCGAGGCCGGGATGGCGTCCACCGCGCAGTCGCTCAAGGGACTGCGTCAGGCGCTCTGGCACCTCCACTCGGCCCTGCCGCCCGGGCTGCACGCTGGCTTGCTGCACCTCACGGGCGACCGGGTGGAATTGCGCTCCCACCCCAACCTGAGCTGCGACGCCCTGACCTTCGAGGGGACAGTGCGTGCCCTGCAGGGCCGAACCGGGCCAGACCTGACCCCAGCGGAGGCGTGGGCGCTTCGGGCCGCGGTGGCGCTGTACCGGGGTGATCTCCTTGAAGGCTGGATGGCGGACTGGTGCCTGGCCGAGCGCGAGCGACTGCAAAACCTGCATCTGGCGGCGCTGGAGAAGCTAACCGACCACTGCGAAGCTTACGGGGACTGGGAGGGTGGACTGCACTACGCCGGACGCCTCCTGGCCTTTGACCGGGCCAGCGAGGACACCCACCGCCGGGTCATGCGGCTTCACTTCCGCTCGGGACACCGGACCGCCGCCCTGCGCCAGTTCGCCCTCTGCGAACTCGCCCTGCGCGAGGAACTGGGTGTACGGCCCTCGCACGCCACGCTCGCCCTGTACGAGGGCATCCGCGACGACCAGCCGCTGGAGACGGCTTCCGGACCGCCAACTGTCGGGCTGACCACACCAGACTCGGCCCTGGAACTCCTCAACGAGTTGCGTGCGGCCGTGCGTGAGCTGCGGAACCTGCTGGCCGATGGGGGACGCCTGCGCGAGGAGCCCTGAGTTCCTCCCCGGCGAGACAGCACCGAGACGCCCCCGAGACGGCCCCCACGGACGATGGGGGCGGGCGTTCCCCTTTCACAGTTGCGAGGTGCTCATGTTTGACAGCGCGCAGTCGTTCGTCATCAAGATCTGGCTGGAGCCGGGGGGCAGCCCGGTCGGGCGCTTGCCGTGGCGAGGCCAGATTACCCATCTGCCGAGCCGCGAGAGCCGGGCCGTCCGGCGCCTTGATGACATCACCGTGGTCATCGCCGGAGCCCTGGAGCGCTCGGGGGCTGACCCCGGCTGGCACTGGCGCTGGGGCCGTCACTGGAGAACCTGGACCGGCCGACCCCTTCCCTGAGGTCCGGCCTGACACCCACCACACCTCCAAGGAGGGGTCATGACCACCGCACCGTTCACTGGCGAGCCGCAGACCTTTTACCCGCACCTGCGGGAGATGCTCAGTCCCAGCTTCGCCCACCTCTCGGACGCGGAGCTGGAGTCGGCCTTCGAATCGGCCTTCGGCGAGGGCGTGACCCCCGCCGAGTACGAGGAATTCTTCGGTGGCCTGGGCCGCGCGCTGAGCGGCGCGGCCCGGGATGTTGGCCGCTTTGCCCAGCGGGCCGCCCCCATTGCGGGGAGCGTTCTCTCAGGCGCGGCCCAGGGCGCCCTGGCCGGCTCGGCACTGGGACCCTGGGGTGCCCTGGGCGGAGCCATTGCGGGCGGTGTCGGCTCGGGGCTCGCGCAGCACGGTCCCCGGGGAGCGCGCGGCGTGGGCCAGGCGATCAGCGGCGTGGTGAACACCGCCGGGACGCTGACCGGACGCGGCGGGATGGCGGGTGGGGCGATGGGCGCCCTGAGCAGTCTGCTGGGGAGCGGTGGACGTGGGAGCGGAGCGGCCAGCACCCTGATGAACGTGCTGAGCCGTCCCGAAACCCAGCGGGCGTTGCAGGCGTTGATGGGCGGCCAGAACCGCGCAATCCCGCTGGGGGTGGGGCGCACACCCGTTCCCGCAAGTGCCTTTGCTGGCCTGCTCGGCGCGCTGGGCCGCGAAGCGGAGGCCGAGATCTCCTGGGGCTCCGGCGAGTCTCTGGACAGCCCTCCCGCCTACCTGATGAACAGCGCCGGCCAGTTTGTGGTCGACCCCAATGACCCCGATGGCCGCGCCGCGCGGCTGCTCCAGATGCTCCGGGCCTCGCCGCCCATGTTGCGCCAGCGCCCCGCTCCATTCATGGAGGCGCAGGACGAGGCCTATGACGAGGCGTTCGATGAGGACGAGGCCTACGACGACAGTGAGGCCCTCGACTTCGAGCTGTGGGAGTTCGATGAGGCCCACCCGGTCTGGGGAGGCTGAGCACCGTGAACGACGCGCTGCTTGAAGCGCTTCGCCAGCAGGCGGCCGGGGGCGGGGGCCTGGAAGGTGCCCTGGCCGGGATGGCCGGGGACGACCCGGCGCTCGGGCTGCTCTCACAGATGCTCGCGCAGCGGGAGCAGACGCTCACCCAGGACCTGGAGACGCAGCAGCGGGAAGAGGAGCGGCTGGCGGCCCTGGCCCGCGCTGGGGAGGAGGCCAGGCAACTGGATGAACTGCGGCAACTGGAAGAGGAGCGGCGGCAGACGCAGCGCCGCGTCCGTCTGGAACGGCTGCGCTTGCGGCTGGAGGAACTGGAGGACGAACTCGCCGGATGCCACGCGCTGCTGGACGGCCTCGCACTGGCGCTGGGAGCCTGTCCGAGCTGCTGGGGCGAGGATCCCGGGTGCCGTCTGTGCCGGGGCAGGGGACAGCCCGGCTTCGTGCGGCCAGAGGCGGCGGCCTTCCGGCGGCTGGTGGCACCCGCGCTGGAGGCGGCCTCATTCCCCATTGATCACAGGCCATTCGCGGGCTGTGAGACGCCCGAGCTCGAAAGGAGACCGCTATGACCATGTACACCGATGACATCGACTCTTACCTCGACAGCTTTGAATTCGACGAGTCCGACGAGCGTGCCCGGTCACGGGGGCGGCGCAACCAGACTCCGGTGCGGACGCCTTCGTCGCAGAGCAGCTTCCAGCCTCGCCCCTCGTCCAATACCGTCACCCAGGCGCAGCTCCAGGCCGCCGTGCGGACCCTCGACGGCAAGATCACCACGCTGGCCGGCAGCGTCAAGACGCTGGAAACCCGCACCAGCTCGGTCGCCGCCGAGCAGGACCGAATGGCCGCCGCCCTGCGCAAGGAGATGGAGGAGCGCAAGAAGAGCAGCGACGGCATTCGCCGCGACCTCCAGCAGACCAAGACGCTGGCCGTGCTGCTGCCGATGATCTCGCAGAAGACCGAGGATGTGGTTCGGGCCGACGGCACCACTGCCAAGGTGGTCACCCAGCCCAGTGACAGCCTGAGTTCGATCCTGCCATTCATGCTGCTCATGGGCGGGAACTCGGGCGACAGCTCGTCGGGTGGGGGCCTGCTGGGCGGCGACAGCTCGAGCACCCTGTTGCTCGCGGTGCTGCTCACGCGCCGCTAAACGGCTCACAAGTGATGGAGGAATGTCATGACTAATCCTTCCGGTGCTGGGGGAGGCTTCGGACGCACATTGCAAGAACTTTTCACCGTGAATCCGGTGCAGGGACAGGGGCCAGCACCCACACTTGCTGGGGAGGCATTGATCGAGGTGCCCGATCTCACCGGTATGGAGCAGGCTGAGGCCGAGCAACTTCTCCGCGAACGTCGGCTAAGCTCAAGAATTCGGCCTCTAACCGCCGATGGCGATCCGGGCACAGTCAAGCACCAGGCTCCCAAAGCAGGCGAGGTCGCAACCGCAGGCACTCAGGTCACGCTTTACGTCATCAAAGCCCGGGAACTCAGTGATCTTGAGAAGATTCGGAAAGTCTTCGATGATGCAAAAGTTCTCACGGCAGATAATTTCGTTCAGGCCATGGATGACAACGAGGATTTTCAGAAGTACGTCGCAACGGTGAAGGTTGCCTACGACGCCCTACTCAAGAAGATCGAGGGCCTGGTGACGCAGCAGGATGCGAACAACGCTTTACAGAACCTGACCACCAAAGCGGACCTCCAGAGCGCTACCGGGGCCCTGGAACGGGAGGATGTCGCCAGCAGGCGGTTCGAGGAACTCAAGCGCCTGATCCAGGCGAATAGCGGTGGGGATGGGCCCAACCCCACCAGCAGCAAGGCCAAAACCTAGCCGTTGTTCTGTCTGGGACGGCGGCCTGAAACTCACGGCTGGCCGCTCCTTTTTCCGAGGCGCCCATGGACCCCGAGCTGTACGAACTTCTTGAGGAGGGTGACCCCGGGGACGAGGTCGCGGTGGTCATGCGCCTGCTCGACCCTGCGCGTCCCCCTGCCGGAACGCGCGTGGTCGCCTCCTTCGGGGAGATCGTCACGGCACGGGTGCAGCGCGACAGCATCCCCGAAGTGTGGCGTGATCCGCGGGTCGACAGCCTTAAGGCGCCCCGTGGCCTCAGCGCGGATCTGGAACCCTCTCCGATTCTGCATGACCTGAACGAGGATCTGACCTCCACTCCCAGCGACACCCGGCGCCCACCCGGGCTGGGTGTCACTGGGCGAGGGGTGGTGATCGGCGTCATCGACTGGGGCTGCGATTTCGCGCACCCGGACTTCCGCCACCCGGATGGCAGCACCCGCCTGCTCGCCCTGTGGGATCAGCGTCTGCGCGGCGAGATGGACACGTCGCCCTACGGCTACGGCCGGATCTTCGCTGCGGAGCGGATCAACGCGGCCCTGCAAAGTCCCGACCCCTACGCAGCCTTGGACTACCACCCTGCCGACGCGGACCCTGGCCTGGGCGCCCACGGCACGCATACGCTGGGCATCGCGGGCGGCAACGGCCGGGGCGGCGGTCCCACGGGGGTGGCGCCTGGGGCTGATCTGGTGTTCGTCCATATGGGGGCCCGGGAAGGGCCGGACGCGGTGCCGCTGGGCAACTCGGTTGAGCTGCTGGAGGGGCTGGACCTGATCTCACGGATCGCGGCGGGGCGGCCCTGCGCGGTCAACCTGAGCCTGGGGCGGCACGCAGGTGAAAAGACGGGGCGCAGCCTGGTCGAACGGGCGCTGGATGCCTGGGTGTCGCTGGCCCCGGGCCGTGCCATCGGCCAGAGCTGCGGCAACTACTTCGAGCGCCGCACCCACACCGAGTGGACCCTGCGTCCCGGCGGAAGGCACCGCTTCGAGATCCGGGTCAATCCCGGCGACCGCAGTCCCAACGAACTTGACCTGTGGTACCCGGGCCGTGACCGTCTGGGCGTGGAGGTCTGCTCGGCGGACGGCCGCTTCCGGGTGCAGGCAGCGCGGGGCGAGCGGGCCACGGCGCAGCTGGAGGGCCGCGAAGTGGTGCGCCTCTACCACCGCGCCTTTGACCCCAACAACGGGGATCATCAGGTCAGCGTGCGTTTCGAGGTCGTGCCAGGCGTCACCTCCTGGGAGGTCACCCTGACCGGTGAGGACGTGCAGGACGGCCGCGTCCACGCCTGGATCGAGCGCGACAGTGCCTGCGGGAGCTGCCAGTCGCGCTTTCCCCGGGAGGAGGCAGATGCCCAGGTCACCCTAGGCACCATCTGCACGGGGTACCGCACCCTGGCAGTGGGTGCCTACGACCCTCACCGCGAGGACCGGCCGCTGGGCCGCTTCTCCAGCAGCGGCCCCACCCGCGATGGGCGGCCCAAGCCTGACCTGATCGCCCCCGGCGTGATGATCCTGGCCCCCCGCTCACGGGCGCGAGACGGGGGTGAGGACCGGCTCTACACCCGCATGTCCGGCACCAGCATGGCTGCGCCGCACATCACCGGCACGCTTGCCCTGATGTTCGAGGCCGCCGGGGAACCGCTCGATATCGTCAGGACCCGGCGCCTGCTGCTCGCCAGTTGTGAGCCCGCCGGGCCTGAACTGGACCCCGCCCGCGTCGGCAGCGGCTACCTGGACACCCTGCGGGCGGTGCAGGCGGCGCAGTCCGGCCACGTTGTCCCACCGTCCCTGAGAGAGGAGGCCAGGCCCATGTCCGATTTCATCGCCCTGCCCGAAGACCTTCCACCCGAAGAGGCGCCGGCCGAACCTCTCCCAGATGTCGTGAGCGGCCTGCCCGACGACGAAACTCTCAGAGAGGAGGCCTTCTACTCCGACGCGGCTTCCCCGCACATGGCGCTGGAGTCCGCCCCTATGCCCGAAGGCGAGGACGAGTCCTTCGCCTCCGATGTGGACCCGGACCTGACCGCCCTGGAATTCGCCTCTGCCCCGGAGACAGAGACCGAAGCGTTCTCCCAGGCAAGAATGGACCGGGCCACCGACCGGGACCAGCCGGCGGGCCTGCGCTTTCTGGAGCAGTTCGAGGCCGGGCTGGACCGGGATCACCCCCCCTCGGCGGCGCAGGTGCTGCGGGAGGCAGCCTGCCTGCCCCAGGCCGCCAACTCCTGGAGCGGCCCGCTGCGGCCGCACGAGGTCTGGCAGGCCTACGGCGCGGGGGAGTTCCCGGCCGTCCGCGCGGCGATGGACCCGGCGCTGACGCTGGTCGGGGCCCCGGGCGGGACGCTGCCGGGGCTTGAGCCGGGCGATCTCCTGGTGCAGCGAGCAGGCGGCAGCCCCTTCACCACGGTATCGGTGGTGCGCGCCCCGGGAGTGGGCTCCGCGCCAGTCTGGCGTGTGGCCGGTGGAGACGTGCGCCCCACCCAGGGATGGGCGCTCGACGGTGCGGGGCGGGTGGGCGCCAACACGGTCGTGCTGCGGCCCCACGCCGCGCCGCCGGCCTTCGCTGACACCACGGACGCCGCTGAGGTTGCCGGACGCTGCCCCGAGGTCACCGTGGCCCCCGCCGACCGCCCCCGGCTCCTTACCCGCGGCTCGGTCCACCCCGCCGTGCGCGAGGTGCAGCGGAAACTGAGTGCCTTTCACCTGGCCCAGCTCCTGCGCGGCCAGCCGGGTCTGCCGGGCGCACCGCTCACCGAGGACTGCGTCTACGGCGCCCTCACCCAGGGGGCCGTGCTGGAATTCCAGCGCCAGGTCTTCCCTGGCCTGAACGCCGAACACGACGGCAAGGTCGGCGCCCGTACCTGGGCCCAACTCGACGCGGTGGTCCTGCTGCCCGGCGCGGCGCCACTGGCCGCGCTGACGGTGGAGGGGCTCGACCTGCTCGACGACGGCCTGACCCGGCCGCTGACCTGGGACGACGTGATCGGGCTGGATGTAATCCGGGCCAACGTCCGCCTGACGGTGTCTGGCCTGCCCCAGGCGGTGCTGCCTGCCGAGATGGACGTGGTGGTGTCGAGCCGCCCGCCCAACCGCGACGCGGGGACCGCCACGCTGGACGCGGGGGTAACGCTGCGCCTGCCGCGCGTCTCCTCCGAACCCGGCGGGCGGGCGCGCTACGGGCTCTCGCGTGCTCCTGGCGATCTGGGCGCCTTCCTGGCCGTGGAAACCCTCCGCAAGGAGGTGACGACGCTGGTCCGGCAGCCGGATCACCTGGGGCCGGGCACCAGCGACGCGGCTTTCCGGGACACGCTGGGCTGGGCGCCACGCGGACGGGCCACCCTCCCGAACAGCCGCAGCGGCACCACGGGCGATCCGGCAGGCGAGGTGCCTGACGCCCGCAAGCTCTTCCTGGCCGCGGGTGTGGAGGTGCTGGAGGTCATGGCCCTGCCGCTGCCGGGCGTCCAGGTGTCCGTACCGCCCGCACGGGCTTTGATCCGGAGTCCCGCTGACGTGGTGTATTACTCCGGCCACGGCTCCAGCGCGCACAACTGCCTGCTGTTTGAGGGCATCTCGCGCGAGGAGTCGTGCTGGCTGAAACCTGCCGAGCTGGTGCCGCACTGGCGCAGCCCGCTGGACCTCGACGTGCTGATCCTGGCGGGCTGTTCGGTGCTGCGGGTGGACTTTCCCACCTTCGGCGATCCGGGCGGCAACGGACTCGCCTGGGCGCGGCTGCTCACCACCCACGGCGGCCCGCTGCGGGCGATCCTGGGCTACGGTGGCGGGGCTCCGGCCGATGCGAGAGGTGGCGACGACATCGCCCGGGCGATGGCCGCCCGGATGGCGGCCGGATCACGCGACTTCGCTCGCGACTGGCTGGAGGTAAACGAGGCCGCCCGGGCCTGGAACGCTGTCGCCATCGACACCCGGGGCTACTGGGACTTCACGACCTTCCACAACATCCGCGGACCGCGGCCGCTGCCCTCGGGGGCCGGGGAGAGCGTCCTGCCGGGAGACGCCGAGGCGGGCGAGAGCGCCGACCTGCCCGACGCCTTCTTTGCCGGAGTGCGTGAGGTCGCGGCTGCCATCGGCGCCCAGCCGCTGCATCTCCTGCAGGTGATGATGGCCGAGAGCGGCATCCGCCCGGCCGCCCACAATCCGCATGGCCACGCCAGCGGCCTGATCCAGTTCATGCCCGCCACCCTGGTGCGCCTGGGCTGGACGGCGGGCCACGAGGCTTTCCGGCAGCTGGGGGCCGTGGAGCAACTCCCCTTCGTGCTGCGCTTCTACCGGCCGTACCGGGCAGCGGGACTGACCTCCACCGCCCGGCTGTACCAGGCGACCTTCCTGCCCGTAACCCTGGCGCTGGGTTCGGACCCGGACACCGTGCTCGCCGGACGCGAGGGTCCCTACCCCGCTGCCTATGCCGGAAACCGTGGCCTGGACCGCCGGGGCGACGGCACCATCCGGGTCTCTGACCTGACGGCGGCAGTGGACCGGCAATGCCGGGGCCCTCGCTGGGAAGAGGCCCGCGCCCGGCTGGAGGGAACCTCACCGCTGCCCGTCCCGCCGTACCCGCCCAGCCCCACACCACCGGGCCCCACTCCTCCCAGCCCTGGCGGGCGGCCCACCCTGCGCGTCGGTGCCCGGGGCGAGGCGGTGCGGGACGCCCAGCGGCAGCTCAATGCCGTTCACGCCCGCCTGATGGCCTCCGGACAGCCGGGGCTGCCCGGCGCTCCCCTCGTGGAGGACGGCTCTTTCGGTCCCCGAACCCGCGCGGCCGTCGTCGCCTTCCAGCAGCGTGCCTTTCCCGGTCAGCCGCGCGAGCATGATGGGGTGATTGGGCCCCGCACCTGGACGCAGCTCGACATCTGGGCGGGTGGGTCCGCACCGGGTCCGGTGCCGCCCATCCCGGATCCTCCCCAGCCTGGCCCACCTGCCCCGAACACCCCCTGGTCCATCCTGAGAACGGACGCTGTGCGGATTGCGCTGGAAGAATATGCCCGCTGGCACCCCGGCGGGACGGCGCATACGGAAACTGACCCGGCGATGCGCCCGGTGCTGCGCGGGTACTGGATGGAGGGCGTGGGGTTGGGGGGCGCCGCCGCCGATCAGGCCATCGAGGGCCGCCTGGCCTGGAGCGCCGCCTTCATCTCCTGGGTGATGCGCCGGGCGGGGGCAGGGCCGCTCTTCAGCTATGCCTCGGGCCACACCGTCTACTGCGCCGCCGCCAAACGCAACCGCACGGCGGGTGACCTCAGCAATCCCTTCTGGCTTTACCGCATCACCGAGCGGGCGCCCGAGGTGGGTGACCTCGTCTGCACCGGGCGCCAGGACAGTGGTGTGACCTACGACAACGTGGACGACGGCCAGTTCCGCGCTTCCCACTGTGACGTGGTGGTGGAGGTGACGCCCGGGCGACTCGGCGTGATCGGCGGCAACGTGGGCGACACGGTGGGGCGCAAGGTGCTGCGGATCGGCGCGGATGGCCGGATGCTCACGGACGGCGGGCAGCGCCAGTATTTCGCGGTGCTGCGGGTCCGCACCGACCACCGCCAGGAATAGGACCGCCCGAGCCACAGGAGGCCACATGACCGCGTCCTTCGATTCCCCCACCCTCCCCTTAGCCCCCAATCTCTCAACCCGCGCGTCCCCGGGCCGGGAAGAGGTGCGGCACGTGCCAGGGCTGGAGAGTCACCAGGGCCCGGGGCCGGCCCTGATCCTGCGCTGGAACACCCTGGGCGTCACGGGGACGGTGGACGTGGTCCTGCACTTCCACGGCTTCTCGGGGCGCGGCGCGGCGATGAACCTCGTGAGCGACAAGGAGGCGGCCAGCGGTCTCGACTGGGGCGACCCGAGCGGGCTGGACCCGGCCCAGGGGCGGACCCGGCCCACGCTGGCCCTGCTGCCCCGCGGCCACTTCTACGGTGGGCGCACGGGGACCGGGTACGATTTCCCGGCCCTGATGCGGCCGGGCGGGTCGCGCGCGCTGATCGGCTGGAGCCTGACGCGTTTCGCGGCGCGCGTGGGGGTGCCCACGCTGACCCCTGGCCGGCTGATCCTCACGGCGCATTCGGGCGGGGGCGCGGCGCTGTGGCGGGTGCTGGATGACCTCAACCCGCATGAAGTTCACGTCTTCGACGCCCTCTACCAGAGCCCGGGCCCCCTGCTGCGCTGGGCAGCGCGGCGCATTGAGGCCGACGCGTCGGCCTCGGGAGATCTGGAAACCCACATGCGCGAGGATGGAGGCGCCTTGCGGGTGCTCTACACCGCGCATGGGGGCACCGCCGGAAACAGCCTGGAAGCCCGGCGGGGCCTCGACCGGCTGCTGGCGGCGCACCCGCAGCTC from Deinococcus humi includes:
- a CDS encoding replication initiator protein A gives rise to the protein MSKPVRQPRSVNGHDERNLARLSLVLANNRVPKTQTSWTKEFVSSDELGTTIRVECTAPRHDVVPHGMDNDILLGLVNAYIAAGMPISGVLRTTSYNLLQYSSLADSGFHYSSLAESLQRFQGTIYRITDSWYDNEHYQYRSINTSLVMKFVVVDKDRQPDAFKELKADSLLEITLDSDLTASIRGGFIRPLDLQFLRKLSQPLPRLLFRVLSEQRHPHDQTSVGSYQVSLRAWGQHLGILDDRAFRIRRTLDPAHKQLIEQGFLKSVDYLGRGETQEVLYTFAELVLPPANPEAVSLLTQRGVSHAISVQLAAEHGPETVQRQVQKFDGLIAGGYKVRNKAALLVDVIRNPSKYPESGPAAPTLASVPRRLTLEMSEPLLEPPRTPAGARVLLTGVRLPDPVLQRAIELFVAGAVAATELLSLKQDKDPARTVTNWAQRQDV
- a CDS encoding YdcF family protein; the encoded protein is MGKALSITFAVTALGGLSTAFLFTPLFPLALKAFEISMPPEQADVIVILGSDINCDDREPDKVGAVRINKGLALFQAGYSSALTVTDADPVRPPGCPTMREIQKEYIDGKLKAAGELRKPQVFVLEHAKDTRQEAMRVTALAHQQGWKTMLLVSSPLHLRRGVLLFSRAGVRVVPVASDEFRYAAQLPTVKERWVALRLLGHEVLGFIQAFFPISSGK
- a CDS encoding AfsR/SARP family transcriptional regulator yields the protein MLQVLLFGVFQAQDTAGRPLALESQRARELLSFLLLHPHQPHSREVLASTLWGGEAGMASTAQSLKGLRQALWHLHSALPPGLHAGLLHLTGDRVELRSHPNLSCDALTFEGTVRALQGRTGPDLTPAEAWALRAAVALYRGDLLEGWMADWCLAERERLQNLHLAALEKLTDHCEAYGDWEGGLHYAGRLLAFDRASEDTHRRVMRLHFRSGHRTAALRQFALCELALREELGVRPSHATLALYEGIRDDQPLETASGPPTVGLTTPDSALELLNELRAAVRELRNLLADGGRLREEP
- a CDS encoding PASTA domain-containing protein; this encodes MTNPSGAGGGFGRTLQELFTVNPVQGQGPAPTLAGEALIEVPDLTGMEQAEAEQLLRERRLSSRIRPLTADGDPGTVKHQAPKAGEVATAGTQVTLYVIKARELSDLEKIRKVFDDAKVLTADNFVQAMDDNEDFQKYVATVKVAYDALLKKIEGLVTQQDANNALQNLTTKADLQSATGALEREDVASRRFEELKRLIQANSGGDGPNPTSSKAKT